The genomic DNA GTTCATTTGCAGTTACCATTACAGCAAGGGAAAGCTTTCCTCCAGTAATTCTTTCCTGATACTTTTTCTTTATATTTTTTCCGAAAATTTTCATCAAAATAAAGCCGAATACTGCAATTCCAAAAGAAATAAAGGCCGCTTTAAATAATGACTCTGAATTTTCTGTAGTTATTGCATTCCAGAGAAGAAAACAGCCGAAAAAGAAGCCAAAAATCATAAGCAGGATGGAAATAATCCCGACAGGGGTTTTATTAAATCCTGAATGATTTTTTAGTTCAGCTTTCCAGCTGTTGTTTTTATCCATATTTAGAATTTTTTTGTAATATTTTTCCATAAATAATTGGTTTTTCATTATTTCACCTTTCAAAATTAAAATAAACTGCTTCAAAATGAATATATAAAGCGGTAAAACTATGCATAAGCTACCACACTGATATATTAGAAAACTTTCATTTTGAAACAGTAAAAAATTATTTATTACATGCTGTCCAGCATTAATTTTGCATCTTTGTCCCCATTTGCAGAGGCTTGTTTTAAATATTTTACAGCTGTGTCTTTTTTCCCCTGATCATAATATAAGATTCCAAGGTGATAAAGTGCACCGTTATTTTTTCCCTTTTCCAGAGCAGTCAAAAGATATTTTTCTGTATTTTCCTTATCACCAAGCTGTCCGTAAATAATTCCCAGATCCAGAGCCGCACTGTAATAACCATTATCCACTGCGTTTTTCAAATATTTTACGGCCATATCTTTATTTCCCTGCTCATAATAGAGCAGTCCGAGATTGTTCATAGCTTTTAACGAAACATCGTTATTCCCCGGAGCGAGTTCTATGGCTTTCAAATAATTTTTCTCGGCTTCGGTTTTATTTTTCCCCATATCATATGAAAGTGCAAGATTATAGTACAGCTCAGGGTTTCTAGAATTTTGTGCAAGGTTTTCGAGATATTTCTGAGCCTGTTCATAATTTTCCTGAGACTGGTAAAGCATAGCAATATTATAGACCGCATTTTTCTCACCAAGTGAAAGAGCTTCATTATAATACTGCTCGGCAAGTTTGTAATTCTTCTGTCGTTCATAGATATTTCCAATAAGATTTGCTGTTTTTCCTGTTTTATTTTTGCTGTAAAGCTGCAGGAAGTATTTTTGTGCATCATTATATTTATTCTGTGACATATATAAAAGTCCAAGATTATACATAGCGTCAGTATCACCGGCTTTTTCCGCTGCCTGTTTATAATATTTTTCTGCATTTTGATAATTTCCTGAGATATCATTCAGAAGTCCTAGTTTATAAAGTATTTTCGGATCATAATTTCTGTTATAGGTTTTTTCATAATATTTTAGGGAATCATTTATTTTGTTTTGCTTTTCATATAAAATAGCCAGATTATACATGGCATTTATATTACTGTTATTAACATCGGCAGCTTTTTTATAATAATATTCTGCAGAATCAAAATTACCTGCATCATCATAAAGAAGCCCCAGATTATATGCAGCATCGATGTCACCTTTATCTGCTGCCATTTTGAAATATTTTATCGCATCATTTTTTTTGCTGCTGCTGTTATAAAGAACTGCCAGATTATACATAGCGTCTATATTATTGTCTTTAGTAACAGACTGAAGATAGTATCTTTCCGAGAGATCTTTTTTATTAAGCTTTGAATATACATATCCCAGCTTATAAGCAGCCTTTGAAAGACCGGCATCATAAGCCATTTTAAAATATTTCTCAGCCTCTGTATAATTATTTTTATCCTCATATAAAATTCCCAGATTATACATAGCATCAACATCACTTTTTAATTTCAGCGAAGCTTTGTAGTATTGTTCAGCCTGATCAAGCTGACCGTTCTTTTGATATTTTAGAGCAGTATTAAACAGCTCTTCTGCTGATTCTTCGGAAAAAGCAGCAGTAAAAAGTAAAGATAAAACTATAAGTATTCTTATAGTAAAAAAATTCCGATATATTTTATTTTTCATAGAAAATCACCACTATTATTCATATAAATTATAAATTTTATTTTTTATTTCTCTGTCTACATCCATAATAACATCAAGATCCAGAGATTTAACCGATTTATGTGTATTTAGTTCATCTTCTATAATTTTGTAGATATCAGTATAATTGATTTTTCTGTTCATAAACAGGTCTACAGCAGCTTCGTTTGCGGCATTATATACAATAGGATAAGATTCTCCCTGTTTTCCCGCATCATATGCCAGCTTAAGACCTTTGAAAACTTCAAAATCGGCTTTTTCAAAAGTAATATTATTGAACTTCATAAAATCAAAGTTCCCAAGCAGTTTGTTCTCCACTCTTTCGGGATAGGTAAAGGCGTAAAGAATAGGAGTTTTCATGTCAGGCTCTCCCATCTGTGCAATAACGGATTTATCCCTGAATTCTACCATAGAATGGATAATACTCTGCGGATGTATTATAACATCAATTTTATCATAATCAACCAAAAAAAGATGATGGGCTTCTATTACTTCCAGTCCCTTATTAACAAGAGTGGAAGAATCAATAGTAATCTTGGCACCCATGCTCCAGTTTGGATGTTTTAACGCCTGTTCCAGAGTGACATTTTCAAGGAATTTTTTATCGGCACCTCTGAATGGTCCTCCTGAAGCAGTAAGAATAATTCTTTCTATTTCATTATGGCTGCCTGCTTTTAATGACTGAAAAACAGCACTGTGTTCACTGTCCACGGGAATAATTTCCGAGTTATATTTTTTTAGAAGATCACGTATAAGATAACCTCCTGCAACCATAGTTTCTTTATTTGCCAGAGCTATTCTTTTTTCTTTTTTTATAGCTTCCACAGTAGCCGGAAGTCCTATGGATCCGCTTACCGCAGTTAATAAAATATCAGTTTCATCAAGCTGTCCTATATTTTTCAATCCTTCACAACCCATAAAAATCTCTATATTCGGAAATTCTCTTTTTATACTGTCATATCCTTCCTGTGTTCCCACAGATACATATTTTGGTTTGAATTCCCTGATGTTTTCTGCCAGTGCCTGCCAGTTTTTGTCCGCTGAAAGAGCAGTAATATTAAATTTGTCACGATTTTCACGTATTATTGAAAGGGCATTTTTACCAATGCTTCCAGTAGCCCCCAGTATTGAAATGTTTGTTTGCATGTCTTCCCCTAACTAATAAAATATTTTACGAAATAATATACTACAGGGAGCACAAACAGGGCACTGTCAAAACGGTCAAGAAAACCGCCGTGTCCCAGAAGTAAAGTCCCAGAATCTTTTATTTCAAATTCTCTTTTTATTTTCGACTCCACCAGATCACCCAGCTCTGCAAAAAAGGCTATTATTAATGCCAGAAGAAGAGCCTCGGTTTTAGTGAAGGAAATATTGCTGTGTACGCTGCATTCACTGAAAATATGTATGTTTTTACAAAAAAATTCAGCAAAAAAAGAAAAAATAACATCAAACTTTAAAGCGACAATAAAAGCTCCTATAAAGCCTCCG from Sebaldella termitidis ATCC 33386 includes the following:
- a CDS encoding tetratricopeptide repeat protein, which encodes MKNKIYRNFFTIRILIVLSLLFTAAFSEESAEELFNTALKYQKNGQLDQAEQYYKASLKLKSDVDAMYNLGILYEDKNNYTEAEKYFKMAYDAGLSKAAYKLGYVYSKLNKKDLSERYYLQSVTKDNNIDAMYNLAVLYNSSSKKNDAIKYFKMAADKGDIDAAYNLGLLYDDAGNFDSAEYYYKKAADVNNSNINAMYNLAILYEKQNKINDSLKYYEKTYNRNYDPKILYKLGLLNDISGNYQNAEKYYKQAAEKAGDTDAMYNLGLLYMSQNKYNDAQKYFLQLYSKNKTGKTANLIGNIYERQKNYKLAEQYYNEALSLGEKNAVYNIAMLYQSQENYEQAQKYLENLAQNSRNPELYYNLALSYDMGKNKTEAEKNYLKAIELAPGNNDVSLKAMNNLGLLYYEQGNKDMAVKYLKNAVDNGYYSAALDLGIIYGQLGDKENTEKYLLTALEKGKNNGALYHLGILYYDQGKKDTAVKYLKQASANGDKDAKLMLDSM
- the dxr gene encoding 1-deoxy-D-xylulose-5-phosphate reductoisomerase is translated as MQTNISILGATGSIGKNALSIIRENRDKFNITALSADKNWQALAENIREFKPKYVSVGTQEGYDSIKREFPNIEIFMGCEGLKNIGQLDETDILLTAVSGSIGLPATVEAIKKEKRIALANKETMVAGGYLIRDLLKKYNSEIIPVDSEHSAVFQSLKAGSHNEIERIILTASGGPFRGADKKFLENVTLEQALKHPNWSMGAKITIDSSTLVNKGLEVIEAHHLFLVDYDKIDVIIHPQSIIHSMVEFRDKSVIAQMGEPDMKTPILYAFTYPERVENKLLGNFDFMKFNNITFEKADFEVFKGLKLAYDAGKQGESYPIVYNAANEAAVDLFMNRKINYTDIYKIIEDELNTHKSVKSLDLDVIMDVDREIKNKIYNLYE